From Glycine max cultivar Williams 82 chromosome 11, Glycine_max_v4.0, whole genome shotgun sequence, the proteins below share one genomic window:
- the LOC102659898 gene encoding protein HAPLESS 2 isoform X2 — protein MIVPSGSSGGEASIVAELVEVEENSSRKMQTLRIPPVITVNKTSAYALDQLIYSHTYIRDVPYKPEEYYVKTRKCEPDAGANVVKICERLRDEEGHIIEYTQPNMLSMWAPAADAFIMWKLF, from the exons ATGATTGTTCCCAGTGGCTCG AGTGGCGGAGAGGCATCGATTGTTGCGGAATTGGTGGAAGTGGAGGAAAATTCAAGCAGGAAAATGCAGACATTGCGTATTCCTCCTGTCATAACGGTCAACAAAACTTCTGCATATGCCTTGGATCAGTTAATATACTCACATACATACATACGA GATGTTCCTTATAAACCTGAAGAGTATTATGTTAAGACACGCAAATGCGAGCCAGATGCTGGTGCAAATGTCGTGAAGATATGTGAAAG ACTGCGAGATGAAGAGGGTCATATTATTGAGTACACTCAG CCAAATATGTTGTCCATGTGGGCCCCAGCGGCGGATGCCTTCATCATGTGGAAACTTTT ttGA
- the LOC102659898 gene encoding protein HAPLESS 2 isoform X1 yields the protein MTITIIMALRFAITLMIIFILSSFHVVGIQIISKSKLEKCEKNSNSDDNLNCTTKILLNMIVPSGSSGGEASIVAELVEVEENSSRKMQTLRIPPVITVNKTSAYALDQLIYSHTYIRDVPYKPEEYYVKTRKCEPDAGANVVKICERLRDEEGHIIEYTQPNMLSMWAPAADAFIMWKLF from the exons atgacaataacaataataatggcATTGCGTTTCGCTATCACCCTAATGATCATCTTCATACTTTCTTCCTTTCATgttgttggaattcaaatcatCTCCAAATCGAAGCTGGAGAAGTGCGAGAAGAACTCCAACTCCGATGACAATCTCAATTGTACTACCAAAATCTTACTCAACATGATTGTTCCCAGTGGCTCG AGTGGCGGAGAGGCATCGATTGTTGCGGAATTGGTGGAAGTGGAGGAAAATTCAAGCAGGAAAATGCAGACATTGCGTATTCCTCCTGTCATAACGGTCAACAAAACTTCTGCATATGCCTTGGATCAGTTAATATACTCACATACATACATACGA GATGTTCCTTATAAACCTGAAGAGTATTATGTTAAGACACGCAAATGCGAGCCAGATGCTGGTGCAAATGTCGTGAAGATATGTGAAAG ACTGCGAGATGAAGAGGGTCATATTATTGAGTACACTCAG CCAAATATGTTGTCCATGTGGGCCCCAGCGGCGGATGCCTTCATCATGTGGAAACTTTT ttGA